The region TAACGGGGCTGGAGGTGACGACCGAGCGCGGTGATGTCGATGCTGATGGGACGCTCGAAGAACTGTACATCTTCGGTGGTCGCTCGTTTGCGATTTGGAAACCAACATGCGACACAGTTGACCTTGTGTTCGAGAGCGGTACGATGATTGAAAGTACTATCGCCACTCTCATCGAGGACGGAACGTTTCCCAAAGCAGCGTTCAACACCGATGATGATTCCATCGAACTGGATGCCGAAAGTCCGATGTCTGGGCCGAAACCCGAAGGTATCGCTGTTGGAGCTGTCGATGATGTTGAATACGCGTTCGTCGGCTTAGAAGAGATAAGCGGTGTGATGGTGTTCGACATCTCTCGTCCCGAAGCTCCCGAATTCGTTCAGTACGAGAATAACCGAATTTTCGACCCCACCGAATTGGGTCTTACCGGTCCAGATCCCGACCTCAACGAAGCGCTCGAGAGTGGTCGACTTGATGCTGGTGCGGCCGGCGACCTAGCACCCGAGGGACTGTTGTTCGTTTCTGCAGAGGACAGTCCCACGGATGCCCCGCTTCTAATCGTCGCAAATGAGGTCAGCGGGACGACGACCATCTACGAACTGACTGGGACGTAACTCCGGTTTCGACCGCCCATTTAACTGTTTTCAGGATCGGATTTGGGTTGACATGCACTAGACGCACCAGTCCGAGTTCGATATCGGTGTCACATATCTAGAACCATGCGGAACCATTAACCGCTATCAAAATAACCACTGGAGTGATGAATATTAATGGCCGTGTTACCGATGGTGATGGTGAGTGCCACCAGTCCGTCGCGTACATCGTCGCCGAAGACGGCGAGAAATCACTGCAGTCGCATGGATGGGAGACGGCGGCGTCGAGACCGGAGCTTCTTTCGCTCGACGACATCACGGATACCGATTTGGACGCGTACGACGTTCTGTGGTGGCACAGCGAGGAACCACTCGATGACGGAACCGAAGCGTCCGAAGAAATACGGTCGTTCGTCGAATCTGGAGGGGGCCTTCTCCTGAGTCACGGTGCCGTCCTCGCCGCCGTATCCCTGGACATCGAAACGCAGCGACCCGATGTCGTTCGTCGCCGTTCGGTGGATTCCGGGGGATTTTTGATACGAACCCTCTACGAAGACCATCCCATCTTTGAGGGGTTCGATGAACCGGAACTCCTCACGACGTCCCGGTCGGAGGGACTCGTCGTTCAGTACGAAAAGCGCTCGCCGTACGACGGCGACGTACTGGCCGCGAGTGTCGAATCCGCACGGCGGCATCCCGCTCGGAAATCGCTCCTCCATTGGCAGGTCGGTGCGGGACGCGTCATCGGTATCGGACACGGACTACACGCATCTGCGGACGAGGACCCGCATTCGTCTTCCCGTCTACGATTGCTCGAAAACGCACTGTCCTACCTTTCGGGTGATGGAGACGTACCGCCGACGTTGGGGCGTCCAAAAGGCGAAGCGGAGTTCGAGGCGATGCGTGAGGTCGTACGGGACCCCCGCCACCGACCAGCGTATCATTTCACTCCGCCAGCGAACTGGCTCAACGACCCGAACGGCCTCGTTCAGTGGAACGGTCGCTATCACTTGTTCTATCAGTACAACCCTGCAGGACCGTTCCACGGGTCGATACACTGGGGGCATGCGGTCAGCGACGACCTCGTTCATTGGACGGACGAACCGATCGCCCTCACACCGACTCCGGAGGGACCGGATGAACACGGCTGTTGGTCGGGATGCTTTATCGATGACGACGGTACCCCTCGGCTGTTGTACACCGGTGGCCAACACGAGGACCAACTGCCGTGTCTGGCGACCGCGGAGGACGCCAGTCTTCGCTCGTGGGAGAAGGAGCCATCGAATCCGATCATCAAATCCGTCCCACGGTCGGTCGATATCCTCTCTACCGTGGACTGGAGCGCGGAATTTCGTGACCACTGCGTCTACAACGTCGACGACACGTGGTACCAACTCATCGGGTCGGGGGTCGAAGACGAAGGCGGAACGGCGCTGCTATTCAAATCTCAGAACCTCCAGGATTGGGAGTTTTGCTATCCACTCCTCGTCGGCGATTGGCGGGAGACGGGACCGGTATGGGAGTGTCCGGAACTCCTTCGATTCGACGAGGGAGCCCTCCTGCACGTTTCCGATTATCGAAACGTCGTCTACTTCACCGGGGAGTATGACGAGACAGAGCATCGGTTCGAACCGACGCATCGGGGAATACTCGATTACGGCTCCTTCTATGCGCCACAGTCCTTCGAGGACGACCGGGGACGGACCATCTCGTTCGGCTGGGTGAAAGAAGATAGAGACAGCGAGGAACGGTGGGACGCTGGCTGGTCGGGCCTGATGTCGCTCCCCCGGGTCGTTACGATGACGGACGAGCAGTATCCTCGCATCACGGTGGCGGACGAAATCACGCAACTGCGAGACGACTGTCACCGATACGAGGATCTTCGAGTCACACCGTCCGAAACGGGATATCTCGAGGAGATATCGAGTGACACGTTGGAGGTCGAACTCACCGTCGATGCACGGGACGTCCACGAGTTCGGTATCGTCCTCCGACAATCACCGGACGACACCGAGCGAACCGTCGTTCGCTGTAACGTCCCGCGCCGATTGCTCACCGTCGACCGAAGCGATTCGAGCACCAATCCGAACACCAACGACGCTTCACAGACGATGCCGATTCAACGTGCGGAGGACGGGACGATTCGTTTACACGTCTTTCTCGATCGATCCGTGCT is a window of Haladaptatus paucihalophilus DX253 DNA encoding:
- a CDS encoding GH32 C-terminal domain-containing protein, whose translation is MNINGRVTDGDGECHQSVAYIVAEDGEKSLQSHGWETAASRPELLSLDDITDTDLDAYDVLWWHSEEPLDDGTEASEEIRSFVESGGGLLLSHGAVLAAVSLDIETQRPDVVRRRSVDSGGFLIRTLYEDHPIFEGFDEPELLTTSRSEGLVVQYEKRSPYDGDVLAASVESARRHPARKSLLHWQVGAGRVIGIGHGLHASADEDPHSSSRLRLLENALSYLSGDGDVPPTLGRPKGEAEFEAMREVVRDPRHRPAYHFTPPANWLNDPNGLVQWNGRYHLFYQYNPAGPFHGSIHWGHAVSDDLVHWTDEPIALTPTPEGPDEHGCWSGCFIDDDGTPRLLYTGGQHEDQLPCLATAEDASLRSWEKEPSNPIIKSVPRSVDILSTVDWSAEFRDHCVYNVDDTWYQLIGSGVEDEGGTALLFKSQNLQDWEFCYPLLVGDWRETGPVWECPELLRFDEGALLHVSDYRNVVYFTGEYDETEHRFEPTHRGILDYGSFYAPQSFEDDRGRTISFGWVKEDRDSEERWDAGWSGLMSLPRVVTMTDEQYPRITVADEITQLRDDCHRYEDLRVTPSETGYLEEISSDTLEVELTVDARDVHEFGIVLRQSPDDTERTVVRCNVPRRLLTVDRSDSSTNPNTNDASQTMPIQRAEDGTIRLHVFLDRSVLEVFANDAQCLTSRIYPTRSDSVNVDLFATRKDVVVESLAVWELDTTTP